Proteins from a genomic interval of Sulfurimonas sp. HSL3-2:
- a CDS encoding winged helix-turn-helix domain-containing protein, producing MNIEPKNKLHLIKILYIVEKGVEHDYHVMPFELLCDRVHITDYKDSLKHYLEIKPNVVMIHVVEDYHLCEDIIKKIKQVDTEAAFLILASEALRDAISNSDCANNVTLLFEPIQLEDMEKALEDIVNTMRIIYFMEDKISFEPHNSLLIHKDKHIELTTKENKLLSYLIQNSNRIVSYDEIENYVWDNMYMNRNTLTSIISNIRKKAGNANLIKNYSNQGYKVATENIFIK from the coding sequence ATGAATATTGAGCCAAAAAACAAACTGCACCTAATAAAAATACTTTATATAGTTGAAAAGGGAGTAGAACACGATTATCATGTTATGCCGTTTGAACTACTGTGCGATCGTGTCCATATTACCGACTATAAAGACTCATTGAAGCATTATTTAGAGATAAAACCTAATGTTGTGATGATACACGTTGTTGAAGATTATCACTTATGTGAAGATATAATCAAAAAAATCAAACAAGTAGATACAGAAGCTGCCTTTTTAATCCTTGCTTCCGAAGCACTTCGAGATGCGATATCCAATTCTGATTGCGCAAATAACGTAACACTGCTTTTTGAACCGATCCAATTAGAAGATATGGAAAAAGCCCTTGAAGATATTGTAAATACAATGCGCATAATCTATTTCATGGAAGATAAGATCTCATTTGAGCCTCACAATAGTCTACTCATCCATAAAGATAAACATATAGAACTTACTACAAAAGAGAATAAGCTCCTTTCATATCTGATTCAAAACAGTAATAGAATCGTCAGCTATGATGAGATCGAAAATTATGTCTGGGATAATATGTATATGAACAGAAATACATTGACAAGTATTATAAGCAATATAAGAAAGAAAGCCGGCAATGCGAACTTGATTAAAAATTATTCTAATCAAGGATATAAGGTAGCTACTGAAAACATATTTATTAAGTAA
- a CDS encoding diguanylate cyclase, whose protein sequence is MKTQNAGTQEKDFERFNPFINGSSFIFLSWIIDKEWSLNYVSKNIQQFGYTQEDFLNNTKQYIQIIHHEDRNRVILEIQTNKNKPHIDCFNQMYRIISFNGDIRWVDVHTIIERDDADNAVNFFTIIKDITEKRTVERQLIHSEKRFQSIMKQTISNVSNYSLQELHNMSILTQAVKQTDDMVRITDSSGVILFANDALLKHSGYTLEETIGQTPRMFKSGEHDDLFYKKFWQTIQNGQTYSSVFINRKKDGTIYHEAETISPITDEKSNIQYYVATGKDISDRIALEHDLHQQATTDLLTGIYNRQKFLEVIEAEVDKLKRYNSTFALIMIDIDHFKDINDNYGHDAGDRILKSICEVIDSKIRRSDIFARWGGEEFMILAPGLSNKDEVIAVAQKIRVSVEASLFDHVSKVTISLGITLPKADDTVKDIFKRVDDALYQAKHNGRNQIHFI, encoded by the coding sequence ATGAAAACACAAAATGCAGGTACCCAAGAAAAAGATTTTGAAAGATTTAATCCTTTTATTAACGGCTCTTCCTTTATATTTCTATCGTGGATAATAGATAAAGAGTGGAGTTTAAACTATGTTTCAAAGAACATTCAGCAATTCGGTTACACACAAGAAGATTTTTTAAATAATACAAAACAATATATCCAGATAATTCACCATGAAGACCGCAATCGTGTCATACTGGAAATACAGACCAATAAAAACAAACCGCACATAGATTGTTTTAACCAGATGTATCGCATTATCTCTTTTAACGGCGATATTCGCTGGGTAGACGTTCATACGATCATTGAAAGAGATGATGCAGACAATGCTGTCAATTTTTTTACTATCATCAAAGATATAACAGAAAAACGAACAGTCGAACGGCAACTCATCCATAGTGAAAAAAGATTTCAAAGTATCATGAAGCAGACTATTTCCAATGTTTCGAACTATTCATTACAAGAGCTTCACAACATGAGTATCTTGACTCAAGCAGTGAAACAGACAGATGATATGGTCCGCATCACTGATTCTAGCGGAGTCATACTCTTTGCAAACGATGCTCTGCTAAAGCACTCAGGTTATACCTTGGAAGAAACCATCGGACAGACACCGCGAATGTTCAAGTCCGGTGAACATGACGATCTCTTTTATAAAAAATTCTGGCAGACTATTCAAAACGGTCAAACGTACAGCAGTGTTTTTATAAATAGAAAAAAAGACGGAACCATCTACCATGAAGCTGAAACAATATCTCCCATTACAGATGAAAAGTCAAATATCCAATACTATGTAGCTACCGGAAAAGATATCTCTGATCGGATTGCATTAGAACATGATCTCCATCAGCAAGCGACAACCGACCTTTTGACCGGCATCTATAATCGGCAAAAATTTCTCGAAGTTATCGAGGCAGAGGTAGATAAATTAAAACGCTATAATAGTACATTTGCTCTTATAATGATAGACATCGATCATTTTAAAGATATAAACGACAACTACGGCCATGATGCAGGTGACAGGATCTTAAAAAGTATATGTGAAGTGATCGATTCAAAGATTAGAAGAAGCGATATATTTGCAAGATGGGGCGGTGAAGAATTTATGATCCTCGCTCCCGGACTTAGCAACAAGGATGAAGTGATCGCAGTAGCACAAAAGATAAGAGTCAGTGTCGAAGCTTCTCTTTTTGATCATGTCAGTAAGGTCACTATTAGTCTTGGGATCACTCTTCCAAAAGCAGATGATACTGTCAAAGATATTTTTAAACGTGTAGATGACGCACTTTATCAAGCGAAGCATAATGGGCGTAACCAGATCCATTTTATTTAA
- a CDS encoding YeeE/YedE thiosulfate transporter family protein, which produces MIDSISKMFDVVAHEGHGSVWIVLLIGFFFGAIILYSRLDKFEKMAGFMIFEDTLVPRMAMTTVALSSVGFYFLVQNGYASYSVKPIFLSGLIIGAILFGIGLVILGKCPSAFFVSVSEGRVDAFVGVIGGMVGGAVFTFAYPWIKELMRPDLGKPQLIHFFSEYSLIIVLIFSVVLLLTAYFLPTLEYKDPADFKNEKI; this is translated from the coding sequence ATGATAGATAGTATTTCTAAGATGTTTGATGTAGTTGCTCATGAAGGTCACGGTTCTGTGTGGATAGTGTTGCTAATCGGATTTTTCTTCGGTGCGATCATTTTATATTCAAGGCTTGATAAGTTTGAGAAGATGGCCGGATTTATGATATTTGAAGACACTTTGGTCCCGAGAATGGCTATGACAACAGTAGCACTCTCTAGTGTGGGATTTTATTTTTTAGTTCAAAACGGTTATGCAAGCTATTCCGTAAAACCGATTTTTCTTAGTGGTCTTATCATCGGAGCCATACTTTTTGGAATAGGTTTGGTAATACTGGGAAAATGTCCCTCTGCTTTTTTTGTCTCGGTTTCAGAAGGAAGAGTAGATGCTTTCGTAGGTGTTATAGGCGGAATGGTCGGAGGAGCAGTTTTTACATTTGCTTATCCATGGATAAAAGAGTTAATGAGGCCTGATCTAGGAAAACCTCAACTCATACATTTTTTCTCAGAATACTCTTTGATTATTGTACTTATATTTAGTGTCGTACTCTTACTCACAGCATACTTTTTGCCGACTTTAGAGTATAAGGATCCAGCAGATTTTAAAAATGAAAAGATATGA
- a CDS encoding YeeE/YedE thiosulfate transporter family protein, translating to MPRQIPWWIGGIAMSLLFFFSFSSIGADRPIGASTGMAYLSTVLFGLDSNNYMYTAEIEKSGAWEGVMLIGAFFGGLFMSVFVTKSFHISYIPTLWKERKNSSVKSRMIWSFIAGFLMVFGARLAGGCNAGHILSGGSQLAISGIIFAIVALGTGVITGRFFYKKKVCKNDR from the coding sequence ATGCCTAGACAAATACCATGGTGGATCGGTGGAATAGCTATGAGTTTGCTGTTCTTTTTTAGTTTTTCAAGTATTGGGGCGGATCGTCCGATAGGGGCTTCTACAGGGATGGCTTATCTTTCAACAGTACTGTTCGGACTTGACTCTAATAATTATATGTATACCGCAGAGATAGAAAAATCGGGAGCTTGGGAAGGTGTAATGCTCATAGGTGCATTTTTCGGCGGACTTTTTATGTCTGTTTTTGTCACAAAATCATTTCATATCAGCTATATACCGACACTCTGGAAGGAGAGAAAGAACAGCTCTGTAAAATCTCGTATGATCTGGAGTTTTATTGCAGGGTTTTTAATGGTTTTCGGAGCTAGACTCGCTGGAGGATGCAATGCAGGACATATACTTTCAGGAGGAAGCCAACTAGCTATTAGCGGTATTATCTTTGCCATTGTAGCACTCGGTACTGGTGTGATTACCGGAAGGTTTTTTTATAAGAAAAAGGTTTGTAAAAATGATAGATAG
- a CDS encoding lipid A deacylase LpxR family protein: MPLLADSVYLVHDNDLPFDSDDHYSAGLQIGWMSDTYNGKMSNGFGQAYVEFLSNILELAGASFTSRKRAGTISVQEMIITPKDLTKSEPIYNDVPYMGLLSNSFSLLSWDKDDFDEYRLTIGMVGPDSGAEKLQKTVHTIVGSTDPKGWNNQLGTRVVTQLGYIHGIKQFMGSYKHSQRFEWFNSYYADVGNFYCGAGVGSSIRYGHNMPYNFESVSGLFNSSKGDMIELDQKNSSIGWDIHGGVHLNAIAYLYLYDESKRFGYSYERPYFLPIVNFGVSWYMKNFSLAIDFFPSQPTVANPQSASFARINLSLQFN, translated from the coding sequence TTGCCGTTACTTGCCGACAGTGTCTATTTGGTACATGATAATGACTTGCCTTTTGATTCAGATGACCATTATAGTGCCGGACTTCAGATCGGTTGGATGAGTGACACATACAACGGCAAGATGAGCAATGGGTTTGGTCAGGCTTATGTCGAGTTTTTGAGCAACATACTGGAACTCGCAGGTGCATCTTTTACTAGCCGTAAACGCGCAGGTACCATAAGTGTACAGGAGATGATCATCACCCCGAAAGATCTTACAAAGAGTGAACCAATATACAATGATGTTCCCTACATGGGCCTACTCAGCAATAGTTTTTCGCTTTTGTCTTGGGATAAGGATGATTTTGACGAATACCGTTTAACTATCGGTATGGTAGGCCCGGACTCAGGAGCCGAGAAGCTGCAAAAAACCGTTCATACTATCGTCGGATCAACCGATCCAAAAGGATGGAACAATCAACTAGGAACCAGAGTAGTCACACAACTTGGCTATATCCACGGCATCAAACAATTTATGGGCAGTTACAAGCATTCACAGCGTTTTGAATGGTTTAACAGCTATTATGCAGATGTCGGTAATTTTTACTGCGGAGCCGGTGTAGGCAGCTCTATACGCTATGGACACAATATGCCCTATAATTTTGAAAGTGTGAGTGGACTATTTAATAGCTCAAAAGGTGATATGATAGAACTTGATCAAAAAAATAGTTCGATAGGATGGGATATACACGGAGGCGTTCATTTAAATGCTATTGCATACCTTTACCTTTATGACGAGAGTAAACGGTTCGGTTACAGTTATGAGCGTCCCTACTTTTTACCTATAGTTAACTTTGGTGTGAGCTGGTATATGAAAAACTTTAGTTTAGCAATAGATTTTTTTCCATCTCAACCAACGGTTGCGAATCCTCAATCAGCAAGTTTTGCCCGCATCAACCTATCTTTACAATTTAATTGA
- a CDS encoding ABC transporter permease encodes MKKHLLNILYLGKKELQSLWQDKVMLFLIIYSFSLGIYIGATSASSELNKVPIAFVDEDHSPLSARLMKAFHKPRFLAPDVISASDIDKNMDEGIYTFVITVPPSFEKELLQGKRPTLQVNIDATQMSQAGIGAGYIQQMINDELNIFLNGHKTSAELPIKLVTRIKFNPTLDSIWFGSIMKLIEQIAMLSIILSGAALIREREHGTLEHLLVMPLNAVEIMLSKIWSMGLVIIIATALSLQLLVKEILAVPIIGSEWLFLFGVLLMLFATTSMGIFMGTIARTMPQLGLIVILTILPLQVLSGSVTPFDSMPKGIQDVMFLMPTSHFVKMAQGVLYRGAGIDVVWPQLLAITAIGMVFFLISLAIFRKSLASAS; translated from the coding sequence ATGAAAAAGCACTTATTAAACATTTTGTACCTTGGCAAAAAAGAGCTGCAAAGTCTTTGGCAAGACAAAGTTATGCTTTTTCTAATCATCTACTCCTTTTCACTGGGAATTTACATCGGTGCGACCTCTGCGAGTTCAGAGCTTAACAAAGTGCCTATAGCATTTGTCGATGAGGATCACTCACCTCTTTCTGCACGTCTTATGAAGGCTTTTCACAAGCCTCGTTTTCTTGCGCCTGACGTTATCAGTGCAAGCGATATCGATAAAAATATGGATGAGGGAATTTATACCTTTGTTATTACCGTACCACCCTCTTTTGAAAAAGAACTGCTGCAAGGGAAACGCCCGACCTTGCAGGTAAATATCGATGCCACTCAGATGTCTCAGGCCGGTATCGGAGCGGGGTATATTCAACAGATGATAAACGATGAGCTCAACATCTTTTTAAACGGACATAAAACCTCTGCAGAGTTACCGATCAAACTGGTAACCCGAATAAAATTCAACCCCACCCTTGACAGCATATGGTTTGGCAGTATTATGAAACTTATCGAACAGATCGCCATGCTCTCCATTATTCTCTCGGGAGCGGCACTGATCCGCGAAAGGGAGCACGGAACATTAGAACATCTTCTTGTTATGCCTTTAAATGCAGTAGAGATCATGTTGTCTAAAATATGGTCTATGGGCTTGGTCATCATTATAGCTACGGCTCTTTCACTTCAACTATTGGTAAAAGAGATATTGGCCGTTCCTATCATAGGCTCTGAATGGCTCTTTTTATTCGGAGTCTTGTTGATGCTGTTTGCTACGACCTCGATGGGTATTTTTATGGGAACGATTGCACGTACCATGCCACAGCTTGGATTGATAGTCATTCTAACCATCCTGCCGCTACAAGTACTCTCAGGCAGTGTGACCCCTTTTGACAGTATGCCGAAAGGTATTCAGGATGTAATGTTCTTAATGCCTACAAGCCACTTTGTAAAAATGGCTCAGGGGGTTTTATACAGAGGAGCCGGGATCGATGTCGTATGGCCGCAACTCTTGGCGATCACTGCTATAGGAATGGTCTTTTTTCTTATCTCCTTGGCAATATTTCGTAAAAGCTTGGCAAGCGCTTCATGA
- the rbbA gene encoding ribosome-associated ATPase/putative transporter RbbA has protein sequence MKPVVCIENVSHRYGNTTAVENVSLEIPSGCMVGFIGPDGVGKSSVLALISGVRKLQEGSIEVLGKNIQLQSHRNAIGPRIAYMPQGLGKNLYMSLSVEENIDFFGRLFGQRKRERKARINELLESTGLTPFRDRPAGKLSGGMKQKLGLCCALIHDPELLILDEPTTGVDPLSRRQFWELVERIRQRHQGMSVIIATAYMEEAERFDWLVAMDDGQVLATGTPEELRYKTGSVNLDEAFIALLPEEKRQGHEALQIPPRVAQTSQESKAIVAKGLTMRFGNFTAVNDVSFSIERGEIFGFLGSNGCGKTTTMKMLTGLLTPTSGESWLFGQPTDAQDIATRNQVGYMTQSFSLYTELTVQQNLMLHARLFHIPKEKIVPRVNEMVERFDLEHYKNTLTADLPLGIRQRLSLAVAVVHHPKMLILDEPTSGVDPISRDRFWELLIDLSRNDGVTIFVSTHFMNEGERCDRISLMHEGRVLASDTPKALTERRNKSTLEEAFIDYLQEASGAKEKKDTAFQTQEFQQSKPPNRFFSPLRLLGYSYRESLELLRDPIRLMFALLGTVLLMLTLGYGITMDVEDLHFAVLDQDKTPQSRDYIQNLSGSRYFLEQPPIHSQKELEQRLRSGKLSVALEIPPGFGRSIKQGRPVEIGVWIDGSMPFQAETIKGYITGMHYDYLVNLARQTFGYTPSLSPVNIEMRYRYNQDFKSLYAMVPAVIPMLLVFIPSILMALSIVREKELGSITNFYATPVTRFEFLLGKQLPYIVISMIGFLGLLLFAVFLFGVPLKGSLLSLLLGALLFVTTTTGMGLLMSAFTKTQIAAIAATAIFTLLPTISFSGLKDPVSSLEGVGAFIGNIFPATFFINISRGVFSKALEFKDLTHDFIALIAAVVVITMLSALALKKQEQ, from the coding sequence ATGAAACCTGTTGTTTGCATTGAAAACGTTTCACATCGTTACGGCAATACAACTGCCGTAGAGAATGTAAGCTTAGAAATACCCTCAGGATGTATGGTCGGTTTCATAGGACCTGACGGCGTCGGTAAATCAAGCGTACTTGCATTGATCTCGGGCGTACGTAAACTGCAAGAGGGTTCCATAGAGGTACTTGGTAAAAACATTCAACTGCAAAGCCATAGGAATGCCATCGGACCGCGTATAGCCTATATGCCCCAAGGTTTGGGAAAGAACCTTTATATGTCCCTTTCCGTGGAAGAGAACATTGACTTTTTCGGCCGCTTGTTCGGTCAGCGTAAGCGTGAGAGAAAAGCAAGGATCAACGAACTGCTGGAAAGTACGGGGCTTACCCCTTTTCGGGATCGTCCTGCAGGAAAACTCTCCGGAGGAATGAAACAAAAACTGGGTCTTTGCTGCGCACTCATTCACGACCCTGAACTGCTCATTCTCGATGAGCCGACAACCGGAGTCGACCCGCTATCCAGACGCCAGTTTTGGGAACTCGTCGAGCGCATTCGTCAAAGACATCAAGGAATGAGCGTCATCATTGCGACTGCTTATATGGAAGAAGCTGAACGTTTTGACTGGCTTGTAGCAATGGATGATGGTCAAGTTCTTGCCACAGGTACGCCTGAAGAGCTGCGTTATAAAACAGGGAGTGTAAACTTAGACGAAGCATTTATCGCGCTGCTTCCAGAAGAAAAACGTCAAGGGCACGAAGCTTTACAGATTCCGCCGCGTGTTGCTCAAACGAGCCAAGAGAGCAAAGCGATCGTTGCAAAAGGTTTGACAATGCGCTTTGGTAACTTCACTGCCGTCAATGACGTCAGCTTTAGTATTGAACGCGGCGAGATATTTGGCTTTTTAGGCTCAAACGGTTGCGGTAAAACGACAACAATGAAGATGCTCACGGGTCTTTTAACACCAACAAGCGGCGAGTCGTGGCTGTTTGGTCAGCCAACGGATGCTCAAGATATTGCAACCAGAAACCAAGTCGGGTATATGACCCAATCCTTCTCTCTTTACACCGAACTCACAGTACAGCAAAATCTTATGTTACATGCGAGGCTGTTTCATATTCCAAAAGAGAAGATAGTGCCCCGTGTAAATGAGATGGTCGAACGCTTTGATCTTGAACATTACAAAAATACGCTCACAGCAGACCTTCCTCTGGGGATACGCCAGCGGCTCTCTTTGGCAGTGGCTGTCGTACACCACCCAAAGATGCTAATCCTCGATGAACCCACATCGGGCGTGGACCCTATATCGCGAGACCGTTTTTGGGAACTGCTTATCGATCTTTCCCGCAATGACGGAGTCACTATTTTCGTTTCAACACACTTTATGAACGAAGGTGAGAGGTGTGACAGGATATCGCTTATGCATGAGGGGCGTGTTCTTGCCAGCGATACACCAAAAGCGCTCACAGAGCGGCGGAACAAATCGACTCTTGAAGAAGCATTTATCGATTATCTGCAAGAGGCTAGTGGCGCCAAAGAGAAAAAGGACACCGCTTTTCAAACACAGGAGTTTCAACAATCCAAACCGCCAAACCGTTTTTTCAGTCCTTTACGCCTTTTGGGCTACAGCTACCGTGAAAGTCTTGAACTGCTGCGTGACCCTATACGGCTTATGTTCGCTCTACTTGGTACGGTGCTACTGATGCTGACTCTGGGATACGGGATCACAATGGATGTAGAAGACCTGCACTTTGCAGTGCTAGACCAAGACAAAACTCCGCAAAGCCGTGACTATATTCAAAATCTCTCCGGCTCCCGCTACTTTTTAGAACAACCTCCCATCCATTCTCAAAAGGAGTTAGAACAACGTTTACGAAGCGGAAAACTCTCAGTGGCACTTGAAATTCCACCTGGTTTCGGACGGAGTATAAAACAGGGACGTCCCGTTGAAATAGGTGTATGGATCGACGGATCGATGCCGTTTCAAGCAGAAACGATCAAAGGATACATTACAGGGATGCACTATGACTATCTAGTCAATTTGGCACGCCAAACTTTTGGCTACACACCTAGCCTCTCGCCTGTCAATATCGAGATGCGCTACCGTTATAACCAAGACTTTAAAAGTCTCTACGCTATGGTTCCCGCCGTCATTCCGATGCTTTTGGTTTTTATACCCTCTATTTTAATGGCACTAAGTATCGTGCGTGAAAAGGAGCTCGGTTCCATTACTAACTTCTACGCTACTCCCGTAACACGTTTTGAGTTCTTGCTTGGCAAACAGCTTCCCTACATCGTTATCAGTATGATAGGTTTTTTAGGCCTTCTGCTTTTTGCGGTATTTCTTTTTGGAGTACCGCTTAAAGGAAGTTTATTGAGCCTCCTTTTGGGTGCTTTGCTTTTTGTTACGACAACAACAGGGATGGGACTGTTGATGTCCGCTTTTACCAAAACGCAGATCGCGGCTATTGCCGCTACTGCCATCTTTACACTTTTGCCGACGATCAGTTTTTCAGGGCTCAAAGATCCGGTGAGTTCACTGGAGGGTGTAGGTGCTTTTATCGGAAATATATTTCCGGCAACTTTTTTCATCAATATCAGTCGGGGTGTTTTTAGCAAAGCTTTGGAGTTTAAAGACCTGACCCATGATTTCATAGCCTTGATCGCAGCTGTGGTCGTCATTACGATGCTGAGTGCACTGGCACTGAAAAAACAGGAGCAATGA
- a CDS encoding efflux RND transporter periplasmic adaptor subunit, giving the protein MNKTTLKKALIAVVIIAGIITYYMMENFNSNQLPDAFAFGNGRLEMTEVDVATKYPGRVKDVLVQEGETVKKGQLMARLDTKELQAKLKQTKAMVEQAVQQKQYSSAIVAQRKSELSLAQKNLERSKSLYVNKNISLVQLQQDETRLESTKAALIAAKAQVVSAQASIEAAKAQEETIKVNIEESSLYAPIGGRVLYKLAEPGEVVGSGTKLYTLLDLTNTYMTIFLPTADAGRVNINSEARIVIDALPNQPIPAFVSFVSPEAQFTPKEIETDKERAKLMFRVKVKVDPKIIKEGFTSAKSGLPGVAYVRLDNSTPWPENLRTTQSVKTAP; this is encoded by the coding sequence ATGAATAAAACCACTCTAAAAAAAGCTCTCATAGCAGTTGTAATCATTGCCGGCATCATTACGTACTACATGATGGAAAATTTCAATTCAAATCAACTGCCCGATGCATTTGCATTCGGAAACGGCAGACTTGAAATGACGGAGGTAGATGTTGCTACCAAATACCCGGGTCGTGTCAAAGATGTATTGGTTCAAGAGGGAGAAACTGTTAAAAAAGGACAGTTAATGGCCAGACTCGATACTAAAGAGCTGCAAGCCAAACTAAAGCAGACAAAAGCGATGGTCGAACAAGCCGTACAACAAAAACAATACTCTAGTGCCATAGTAGCCCAGCGTAAAAGCGAATTATCTCTCGCGCAAAAGAACTTAGAACGTTCCAAATCGCTCTATGTAAATAAAAATATCTCATTGGTACAGTTACAACAAGACGAAACAAGACTTGAGAGTACTAAAGCAGCTCTTATAGCAGCAAAAGCTCAGGTCGTCAGTGCCCAAGCTTCCATAGAAGCTGCAAAAGCCCAAGAGGAAACCATTAAGGTAAACATCGAAGAAAGCAGCCTGTATGCTCCAATTGGCGGCAGAGTACTTTACAAACTTGCCGAGCCAGGAGAGGTTGTGGGCAGCGGTACCAAACTCTACACATTGTTAGACCTGACAAACACATATATGACGATCTTTTTACCGACTGCCGATGCAGGACGCGTAAACATAAATAGTGAAGCACGCATTGTTATCGATGCACTTCCAAATCAGCCTATCCCTGCTTTTGTTTCTTTTGTCTCACCTGAGGCACAGTTCACACCAAAAGAGATCGAAACCGATAAAGAGCGTGCAAAGCTGATGTTTCGTGTAAAAGTAAAGGTGGACCCTAAGATAATAAAAGAGGGCTTTACGAGTGCTAAAAGCGGACTTCCGGGTGTTGCCTACGTGCGTTTAGACAACTCTACGCCGTGGCCTGAGAACCTCCGCACTACTCAGAGTGTTAAAACAGCTCCATGA